The Diospyros lotus cultivar Yz01 chromosome 15, ASM1463336v1, whole genome shotgun sequence genome has a window encoding:
- the LOC127791575 gene encoding uncharacterized protein LOC127791575 → MSRLEAQGSGKLPSQTIINPRENVSAITLRSGKEIDILVQNPTDLAKKTQKEEAENEATISSKLISQTIVHNSDKPNPFPFPSRLSKCKKEDQEKDILEIFRKVEVNIPLLDAIKQVPRYAKFLKELCTNKRKLKGNEKVSMGENVLAVLQKKLPPKCKDPGMFTIPCKVGNVRIEKAMLDLGASINVMPLSIYSSLNIGPLKETSVIIQLANRSNVYPEDVLVQVNEFVFPVDFYVLNMEEDDSSNLAPILLGRPFLKTARTKIDVHDGTLTIEFDREIVKFNIFDNIRYPNDVQSAFSIGMVNVFAQETFELRHEGKMKVRTKDKKKDKTKAFQDRMVARKQFVSGQKVLLYNSRLKLMPGKLRSHWIGPFEVTNVFSYGAVEVRSLGTND, encoded by the coding sequence ATGAGCAGGCTTGAAGCTCAAGGTTCTGGGAAATTACCTTCCCAAACAATTATAAATCCTCGAGAAAATGTAAGTGCCATTACGTTGCGAAGTggaaaagaaattgacattCTTGTTCAGAATCCTACAGATTTAGCTAAGAAGACTCAAAAAGAGGAGGCAGAAAATGAGGCGACAATCTCTTCTAAGTTAATCTCTCAAACAATTGTGCATAATTCTGATAAACCTaatccttttccttttcctagcAGGTTATCTAAATGTAAAAAGGAAGATCAAGAAAAGGATATCTTGGAGATTTTTCGAAAGGTAGAAGTGAACATTCCTTTATTGGATGCCATTAAACAAGTCCCAAGGTAcgcaaaatttctcaaggaatTGTGCACCAACAAGAGGAAGTTGAAAGGTAATGAGAAGGTAAGTATGGGAGAGAATGTTTTAGCCGTCCTTCAAAAGAAATTACCTCCCAAATGCAAGGACCCAGGTATGTTCACTATCCCTTGCAAAGTAGGTAATGTCAGGATTGAGAAAGCAATGTTAGATCTAGGAGCTTCAATAAATGTCATGCCTCTTTCTATTTATTCATCTCTGAATATTGGTCCATTGAAAGAAACAAGTGTGATTATTCAACTTGCTAATAGATCTAATGTGTATCCTGAGGATGTTTTAGTGCAAGTtaatgaatttgtttttcctGTTGATTTTTATGTGCTTAACATGGAAGAAGATGACTCATCTAATCTAGCACCAATCTTATTAGGGAGACCATTTCTAAAAACAGCAAGGACAAAGATTGATGTTCATGATGGTACCCTTACCATAGAGTTCGATAGAGAGATtgtgaaatttaatatatttgataacaTAAGGTACCCTAATGATGTTCAATCTGCATTTTCTATTGGCATGGTTAATGTTTTTGCACAGGAGACTTTTGAGTTGAGACATGAGGGCAAGATGAAGGTAAGGACAAAGGATAAGAAAAAGGACAAGACAAAGGCATTTCAAGATAGAATGGTTGCTAGAAAGCAATTTGTGTCTGGACAAAAAGTTTTACTTTACAATTCAAGACTCAAATTAATGCctggtaagttacgttctcatTGGATTGGTCCTTTTGAAGTTACTAACGTATTTTCTTATGGTGCAGTTGAGGTACGAAGCTTAGGAACTAatgattga